The genomic DNA ATTTTCAGATGTGCATTCTTTTAGTTACAATGGAGCAATATATCACTTCTTGAATCATTTATTAAaggtttgttatttttgtgctagttactacttactagtaTATACTAGCAATtactgtataattttttttgaaatgagtAGTTTCGAGTTAAAATTGGAAACAGTAATGTGTTTATGTTATGGGGTATAGTCTAGTTAGGTAGTTTGTAGTTAAATTAGGTTAGGGTTTAACTTTAAGGGATTGTGAATTTAAAAAGAAGagacaagaagagaagagggGAAGCGTGAATGGCGCCAAGATAACGGCGCCGAGTCTTGggacttaataaaaaaaacgtATGGTTAGGTTAGTGTAATGGAGACGAAATTGATGCCTTAATCCACTTTCTTATATGTTTGTCCCTCTTTTTATgcatgtttttattataatactACTACTCTTCTACTAATATTATTCCACGGATCTCtctttgtttgctttatttatGGGACATTCTTTTTCTAGTTCgtgtaataataacaaaagcGAATAAAAAAGGGGACAACGTGTCTGCTCGATGCCATTGATCTGCTGACAGATAGTACAATGCGTTAAcggaatgatttttttttttttttggttaacagaATGATTATTATCATGGGTATAACACATACCACGGTTTAAGCAGACGCGTGATCAAAGCTATAGGTATTACTTATTAGTAATTGTAATGATTCGATGTCACTACTAGTAATAGTAAAGATTAATAGTCTTGATTTGCATGAGAATAATAGAAGAAGAGATTTCTAAACTAAGCAacactttattttgtttttctttttcttctcacaCATGCTTAGTCTTTTACTTATGTGAACCCACTGATAGTCTGATACTATTATACTACTACTCAAAGAAATTTCATTGGTTTTGGCAAATGATTTTTTCATCCTTATgccaaaaaagcaaaaatgtgtttctttttctaCTTTGTTCGCAagattctttttattctttcatcTTTGTAGCCTTCTAACTGGCTTTCACACTTAGTTAAGGAGGATTGCTTCCGCGACTATGCTCTAATACTAAATATAGAgtattgtttttgtatttggaaaaatatttgACTAACTAGATTATAACCCGCGGTACACGCggagtaaattttttttttttgttaatgtactattttaatactaattttggtaatatattcttttgttaattttagtgatttaatatataaatcatgGTATACTgcacaataatttttctttactataattttaattaaatcagtttgattcgtcatattttatattggtgttgttaaacattaaaatgaggatttaaacccatattgaaatatcatataactgatagtttattttttagtattgttaattaaatcatgtaatgtcatataacccgttatgtaatataactcgtttgtgtaattttgaaaatttaatatgtttaaatatttataattttattaagtttagatttattagttataaattataaacttcctaaaattttataatttactatatacagtaaatttactatatatgtatgttgaacacacactttttatattaattgagtaatatatgtttgttttaaacatttcaaatcacaatatatgcaggaaaaatatactttttgttatttttatgtattatatgatgattcactacatttaaattttaaaatcaaaagagatgaTTGGAGAttggagaatattttttttattattttgaataaatctctaaatatctttattaattataaaacatttctatacatggatatttaaaatattttaattgtgtttggttataaatatagtagagaaagttaaataaacttgtttggatataaatataaatattaaatatcaatgtaaaaactttacaaaaaatatttttgtgcaaaaactgctgcaaaaatagtAGTATAGATTGATAGAATTACAATAATGataatatttatactttatCAATCTAAGAGACAAAGATTAAATGAGTTCAATTATAATGATTAAGATATTATTCATTTGACTCTTTCTTTCAAACgaaccaaaataaaatgtaGGTATAGATGCATTAGCGCAtcacatactgtatatataggCCATTCGTATTAATGGGCCTTCACaatcaattaatttaaaaaccaaCCACACAAGCCACAAAGTCTAGATCTGAGATACAACGAGTCAACGACGATTATCTAACGGTTAATTGAAAAACCAACCACACAAGCCACAAAGTCTAACCTAATCCGACGGCTTGTTTATGTCAAAATCAGTGTATGTTGCCGGGGTTAATTGTTCCCTTATAATCAATTTctaagtcttttgatttgtcaaATCAGTTATTCAGATGGACATTATCAAGCCATCTAATCTGTGAAGAACGATAGTATATTTTCGTTAAATAGAAATTGGCTAAGCTTCAAGACTTGAGAGATAATATTTTGGAGAGGAGTGACTGAGTCAAATGGTTTACGTGGAAAACTTCTAGACACGTGTGACACAAGTCATTATTGATGATAAAGCAGAGTTGAAGATTTTTGACGAAATCAACCGAAATCCACTGAAGTGTCTCTTCTTCTTAAAGAGAGCCAATGATGCATACATCAGTACATCACCCATTCATGACTTACAACAACACagcatcaaaaacaaataaagagataTGATGAGTCTAAGCCATCGTTGTTGCTTTTATAGTGTTATTACCATCTATTTCTTCCTCCTAATCCACACTCTTGCTTCTCCTACAGTTCACTTCTGCCGCCACGACCAGAGAGATGCCCTTTTGGAGTTCAGAGACGAGTTTCCAGCAAGTAATAATACATGGAGAAGTTTATGGAATAAGAGCAGTGATTGCTGTTTCTGGGAAGGTGTCAGTTGCGATGATAAAAAAGGCCAGGTGATATCACTCGACCTTTACACCTCTCTCAACAGCTCTTTGAAAACCAATAGTAGCCTCTTTAGACTCCAATATCTTCGTCACCTAAACCTTAGTAATTGCTTTCTACAAGGAGAGGTTCCTTCTTCACTAGGTAATCTTTCTCGTCTCACACTTGTTGACCTTTCTTGGAATAAATTGGTGGGTAAGATTCCAGCTTCAATAGGCAATCTAAACAATCTAAGAAACCTTAGTCTTGCCTATAACAATCTCGTAGGagagattccttcttctttaggAAACATTTCTCGTCTCAAAAGTCTTGAACTTTCGAATAATGGTTTGGTAGGTGAAGTTCCAACTTCCATCGGAAACCTGAACGAGTTAAGAGTCATGTCACTTGACTTAAACAGTTTAAGTGGCAAAATTCCTATTTCCTTTGTAAATTTAACGAATCTTTCCTATTTAAACCTAGCTTATAATAACTTCTCATCCACGCTTCCATCAGACATGAGTGGATTCCACAATTTGAGGTACTTTGATGTTGGTGGAAACTCATTTCACGGGCCTTTTCCTAAATCCTTGTTCTTGATTCCTATGGTACGATCAGTTATTCTAAAAGAAAACCAATTCACGGGACCTCTAGAGTTTAAGAATATATCTTCATCATCTAATCTTTGGGCTTTAAACCTTGATAGTAACCACTTCGATGGCCCAATCCCTGAATCTATATCTAAGTTTCTCAACCTCGCACTGTTACATCTTAGCCACAACAATTTCACTGGACCAATCCCTAAATATCTGTCAAAGTTAGTCAACCTCGATTTTTTTCGTCTCTCCAATAACAAGTTGGAAGGTGAAGTACCAAGTTGGGTATGGAGACTAACAGCAGTGACGCTTTCTCACAATTCTTTCAACAGTTTGGAGAACTCTTCACAAGAAACATCAATCAAAGGGTTGGATTTGAGTTGGAACTCGTTCCGTGGACCGTTCCCTCTTTGGATATGCAAGCTTAAATGGTTACGTCTTTTAGATTTGTCCAACAACCTCTTCAGCGGCTCGATTCCTCCATGTTTAAGGAACCTCACTGTTTCTCTTACCGAGCTAACTCTGCGGAACAACAACTTCAGTGGGACTCTTCCAGATATATTTTCCAATGCTACCAAGTTACAATCATTAGACGTTAGTCAAAACCAGCTGGAGGGAAATTTCCCGAAGTCTCTAACCAATTGCAAAGCTCTACAGTTTGTGAATGTGGAAAGCAACAAAATCAAGGATAAGTTTCCATCATGGTTGGGATCTCTACCATCACTAAATGTTCTCATCTTCAGGTCAAACAGGTTCTATGGGCCGTTGTATCATGACCACATGTCCATTGGGTTTCAGAGTTTAAGGGTCATTGATATATCACATAATGACTTGGCTGGAACACTCCCACCTTACTATTTTTCCAACTGGCGTGAAATGACCACAATAACCGAAGGAAATGGGCAGTACATGGCAACTCTTCCGGCTTATTCTCTAATCTACCAGTCGGTGGAAATAGTGAATAAAGGAGTAGAAACGAGCTTTGAGCGGATCCGACAAGACTTCAGAGCCATTGATTTTTCtggaaataaaatttatggtaaaatCCCTCAATCTATCAGCGTTTTGAAAGAGTTGCGTCTTCTCAACTTATCGGGTAACACATTCACAAGTGATATCCCACGATCATTGGCAAATTTGACTAGTCTCGAGGCATTAGACCTATCACGTAACAAGTTTTCAGGGCAAATCCCTCAAGATCTTGGTAAACTGTCATTTCTGTCATACATGAACTTCTCTCATAACCTTCTTCAAGGTCCAGTGCCACGAGGCACACAGTTTCAAAGGCAGAAATGTTCCTCATTCTTGGACAACCCAAAACTCTACGGTCTAGAAGAAATTTGTGGAGTAGGACTTGTTCCATATCctaaatcacaacaacaacccGAGGAGTTGTCAGAGAAGGAGGAAAAAACGTTCAACTGGGTAGCAGCTGCAATAGCCTATGGTCCTGGTGTCTTTTGTGGATTGGTGATCGGACATATCTTCACTTCACACAATCATCAGTGGTTCGCCGAAAAGTTTGGTCGGAAAAGCAGATAGTCATTACAAGTGTTCGTTAAACGCATCTCTTGTAGTCTTCTCTTTAAGCACTTGTGATATTGCTTCCAGGGTGTCCTTCAAAAGACTTGTTTATGTTGTAATTTTCCTGAATTTTCTATTGTATGGTTTTGTAATATATGTACCGTAGTTGGTGGTATTTGATATAGTATcttggttttaaaatatatatacattctgttttgaaatttatattataaaagttGGCTAACTCTCTCCGTTTGAATGACACGtcagcagtggagagagtgTCACTTGTCTATACTtattaaaagcaaacaaactaaaaggaatatgaagcatctttcatgttttttttttcttaatatatctatcacaaaaatagttttattattcACATAAGAAAGTTAGATAGGCTTAAAACATGTCCCAAAAaagtagatgcatcaccaaaagataaaagagcATCAAGAGTTAATCAAATagccacttcttcctcttgtagTAAACCATGAATGTATTGACATATAGTTTAGgcgttacaattttgtcaatagtttgaagagtAGCAGTAGTGATCgagatatttgttaatattgtaaagaaaatcatgaaaatatgtccctaaagaaataaaattttatatatgatgaaGATTGAGGTTTTGTTTactatcaaatggaagatatTGAATAAAACTTAGAATGttagtttagaaaaatatagagacaaagaggaagggggttttcatattctaatatttagaaattgtcaaaaataaaagtaaatgaaattcttattaaaaaaaatctagagttatattcaagaaatagAAGAGCTAACATAAAAGGAAGGTGtctatattaattttatctATTAAAGAGTTAGCCAAGCTGCAAttcttgataaaagaaaatattagtgtttttcatagtatataattgaaaagcttttttttgaatgaatgtaaaatttattcaaccaaaaaactctttgttacaaaatatgcatccttagatcaagctttcatttgaaatagttttttagaagttttagacaagaattgtagaatgattaaatctctcaaaacaaagtttttcatgcatgtatataataattcaattacaaaataaaaataacttatgtgaagtattaaaaaaatcaacgtcaaaatcatatttttcaagatttccacaatttaaaaaaaataaagataaactctacataaaaataacaaattaatagcACAATTGTTTAAAACGGTCAGCCATAAGCCCACGCATAGCATGGGTATTCATCTAATTCTTACTAAATTGTGATGTAAAATATAGAGCCTCTGATTCTCAAAAGAATTTACGATCAGATTGctttaaaatgtaaatttctattttatgatttttttttgaaaaatgtataaaattaaattagtttatcCTTGTAGATGAATGTTATATTCTTTGATGCTAAATGGCTTTCACAATTGGTTGAGAAGGACAAATTGCTTTCCATGAGCCACCCAAGATTATCATCTACTACTAATAAACATTGTTTATCTTAccaaaaatatgttgtttttgaaCTGTGGAGGAGAACCTGCTGAAAAGTTATAGTACAATGAACTGTCGTTCTTGAAGCATAAAACATGATTCTCTGCAAGAGCTATTGGagattaaagttttggttttgtttgatatagCTAAATTTTGTTGGTAACTATATTTACCGGTCAAGTTAAATAATAACGGACCTCTTAAGTTTAACAGGACGACTTCTTAGGTAGACCTATTAagttttatatgattaaaattaaatcaaaaatcagAATATTGGTAAAGAGGTGCCTCTTAGTGCATCTCCAACGGTGTATTTAGCACAGACTCTTATTGCTAAagtgatttaaaaataaatcataattgataaaaaaaataagattcaaCTCTTATGTAGTAAGTTTAAGAGTTGTCTCTTATTGTGTCTTATTGTGTACGTGTAAGTAGAATGGGGTCAGCTATGGGATGGATCACAAGTAAGTAATTGCTCTCAACGTCTAACATCTTCatgaatttgtttaaatattaGAGAAAGTATTCCATGTGGTTTTAGCTTCACTGTATTTGCCCATTTCATCTATAACCTTCTGCATTTAGTGGtaaaaagtgatatatatatctctctgttttgacaaaagaaaaagatatatcCCTCTGTTTCATGGTGAAACAGATCAGAAAACATAATTAGGAAAAGGGGAAACATAATACAGACCTCAAGAGCGTGTTTTGTTTAAGGTAGAAGAGCTCTTCCTGGCCTCTTTGGCTTAAGTTCATCAGATGTCAACGTCTTCCTCAAGAGTTGAGGTCTGATACAAAAACACACATCAAGATCAAGGTCCGAGACAAAGAACATCATGATCTAAGCCCAAAAACACATCGACAACGTTTTGTGATGGGATGGATCACAAGTAAGTAATTGATCTTGTGATGTTAATAATTTTGTGTCTTCTTACAGATTGCAGTCAAGAGACTGAAGGCATGGAGTAAGAGAGAGGAGACTGATTTTGCTGTATAAAGCGGGTGAAGATTGCCATAAGCTCTGCTCAGGCCATTGCGTGAGTCTCAAAATCTAAAACCGACACTTTCTCTCTTTGCTCAGGTACCACACAACCCCACAGATAATCCATGGAGATGTGAGAGCTAGCAATGTGTTGGATATAGTAAGTTGATGCCAGGCAGATGATACTGGAGATGGAGCTAGCAAAGCCAAAAGTAGTAATGGGTATATCACTAGAATGGAgcttaaaatattttattttgaaaacaatattttttcaaaaataagaatccTAATTAGAGTTTAACATTGGAGGGGATAATGTTAATTAACAAACACAAAgttcttattttgtaaaattacaCTTTTTActcctaaaaaaatataagagtcTCAAAATAATGATCTCCCAATGGGAGGTTTAAGAGGCGACATCTGTGGTCGACGTGTTCAATTACGGTTGGgtgagagaaggaaaaaaaattgtcgaTAGATTCCTCTCAAAAAATCGATTGCAAACAGAGGAGAGTGATTCAATTTATGGTAACTCATCATCTCCACCGACGACAGATCAACGGAAAACTCTAGTGCATGTGATCTGCAAGTCTTGTCTTTGAAATCAGAGAGTCACAGTCACATTACGGTGGATCCGATCTGCACATTCACTGTTGGAGGAGGAACATGAAAGATTTGTGCTTTTTGTTCTAAAGTTGAGATCTTTTTGTTAAGCATTAGTAGCTGAAGAATATTGGAATCAAGTTAGTCTTATCTAAGACTTCAATTGTTGTTTCTATAGCAAAAATTGATTGAAAAGGAACGATCTTTTTGCATATGCCTTGAATTAGATGTTGATGATTAAATCATGGTTCATGACTTCAGTTATCTTGATGTAATATCTCTATTTTAAGTTAATTATCTTCGTTAGAGTGGGTGATTGTATTCTTGTCATTACATAtcattgttgtttttcttttattcactCAGGCGATTATTTCTGGGAAAGTAAAGCAAGCACCGTTACAGAAGATTTTCACAGTAGGGATGTTTGATCAGAGGCTTGTAGTTGTAGGAGCCACCAATCAGCCAAAACCAGCTCAGTGGCATAGAATTGCAGTGCACAAGAGTGGTCTAGAGCATCTTATTGTAGAATGGTGGTCTGTGATTTTACAAGACAGTAGACCTGCAATTTCTGCATTTTTTGTTCAATTGGTGCTGGGACAGTCTATGACAAGAGGCAACCAAGTTCTGTGCCAGTTAAGACAAACCATTGATGAATTGGAAATGATGCATACATGAGAATATTGTACACTTTCTCGTTGAATTAAATATGATGCATTACGACACCGTGATGTTCTTTTCATCCATGCTTGCTGCTTTAGCTGTTTACACATCAAGATGCTCTCTGATTCTAGTTTTGCATTCTTCTGCAGGTCTGATAATGTTTTTGCATTCTTCTGCAAGATTTTTCACTTGTGTCTTGTATTTACTTTGTCCCAATACACCAAATTTCATACACTTAAAACATCATACaccaaatttcattttaaaaaaattaattcttaaGAACCTCTAATGACCTTACCATTGGAGGAGGTAGAAATTAAGAATGCTTAATGAGTTCCTAAATATTTAAGATATGTTCTCGAACATAGTGATAATGAGTGGCAAAGTGCTTTGTGCGAGCATGGAAACTTGGATTAGCAGTGAGATAAACCGCTGACAGATTATCACAGAAAACTCTGGCTTGTGAAACTGAGGAACTCCAAGGTCTTGTAAAAGATTCACCAGCCATGTAATTTCAGATGTAGCTTCAGACATAGCCCTATATTCAGCTTCAGTAGAGCTTTTAGAAACAGTTGGTTGCTTCTTGGAAGACCAGAATATGATGTTGTTGCCAAGAAACTGTACAGAACCCACCAGTGGAACGACTAGAGGATTGGCAACCGTTGTAATCACTATCACTGAACACCCTCATTTTGCAGTCTGTATTTTTATTGAAGGAGATACCCATTGTGGTGGTTCCTTTGATATATCTGAGAATACGCTTAAGCAGTTGAAAATCTGAGACAATAGGAGCATGCATCTTCTGACACACATAGTTGACTGCAAACTGGATATCAGGCCTAGTTAAAGTTAGATACTGAAGTTTTCCTGCTAGGCTTCTGAAGTATTTTGGATTTTCGAAAAGCTTATCTTGCATTGGTGTTCTCTTGAGCTGTTGTGGCAGAGGAGTAGCAACTGAGGAACAATTGGACATCACTGCTTCTATAAGGAGGTCCTCTGCATATTTTTGTTGAGAGAGAAATAAACCTTGAGGATGAAACTGAGCTTGAATCCCAAGGAAGTAATGTAGTTCTCCCAAATCCTTCATTCTGAACTGTTGATTGAACGCATCAAGCAGAGAATTAAGCAAACCAGATGAGTTTCCTGTGATCACCATATCATCAACGTACAAAAGCAGAAGATGACATCATTGTTTTTGGCACAAATGAATAGAGATGGATCTCTTATActgcaaaagaaaccaaacttcAGTAGAAAGTTACTGAATTTGTCAAACCATGCTCTTGGAGCTTGTTTG from Camelina sativa cultivar DH55 chromosome 7, Cs, whole genome shotgun sequence includes the following:
- the LOC104701804 gene encoding receptor-like protein 12, with translation MMSLSHRCCFYSVITIYFFLLIHTLASPTVHFCRHDQRDALLEFRDEFPASNNTWRSLWNKSSDCCFWEGVSCDDKKGQVISLDLYTSLNSSLKTNSSLFRLQYLRHLNLSNCFLQGEVPSSLGNLSRLTLVDLSWNKLVGKIPASIGNLNNLRNLSLAYNNLVGEIPSSLGNISRLKSLELSNNGLVGEVPTSIGNLNELRVMSLDLNSLSGKIPISFVNLTNLSYLNLAYNNFSSTLPSDMSGFHNLRYFDVGGNSFHGPFPKSLFLIPMVRSVILKENQFTGPLEFKNISSSSNLWALNLDSNHFDGPIPESISKFLNLALLHLSHNNFTGPIPKYLSKLVNLDFFRLSNNKLEGEVPSWVWRLTAVTLSHNSFNSLENSSQETSIKGLDLSWNSFRGPFPLWICKLKWLRLLDLSNNLFSGSIPPCLRNLTVSLTELTLRNNNFSGTLPDIFSNATKLQSLDVSQNQLEGNFPKSLTNCKALQFVNVESNKIKDKFPSWLGSLPSLNVLIFRSNRFYGPLYHDHMSIGFQSLRVIDISHNDLAGTLPPYYFSNWREMTTITEGNGQYMATLPAYSLIYQSVEIVNKGVETSFERIRQDFRAIDFSGNKIYGKIPQSISVLKELRLLNLSGNTFTSDIPRSLANLTSLEALDLSRNKFSGQIPQDLGKLSFLSYMNFSHNLLQGPVPRGTQFQRQKCSSFLDNPKLYGLEEICGVGLVPYPKSQQQPEELSEKEEKTFNWVAAAIAYGPGVFCGLVIGHIFTSHNHQWFAEKFGRKSR